The Setaria italica strain Yugu1 chromosome IX, Setaria_italica_v2.0, whole genome shotgun sequence genome has a window encoding:
- the LOC101783127 gene encoding cyclin-D2-2 yields the protein MELVSAGGASPSSLLCEENMDDIFGCNDGEGEMPELGADLDFQGFPLESDEVVASLMEKEKEQLVDVATGAYLQRLNGGGLLSSWRIAAIDWITKAQAHHNFGPLCFYLSVNYLDRFLSTNEPPVGQPWMQQLLSVACLSIAAKMEEAVVPRCADFQVCSEKYKFGAEAIKNVEFFVLRSLKWRMQAVTPFSYINYFVDKFTQATKFLQFRPSEIAAAVVLSAAVESHVLDFSSALIASNILVDKENVRRSCEAMQEVGLVKNVEGCNASPSVPKSPSGVLDGPCFSFKTDDNQTPGSSQADNNNKNQAYTPANKRTRLDA from the exons ATGGAGTTAGTCTCCGCCGGTGGTGCCTCCCCGTCGTCCCTGCTGTGTGAAGAGAACATGGACGACATTTTTGGGTGCAATGACGGCGAGGGGGAGATGCCGGAGTTGGGGGCCGACCTTGATTTCCAGGGCTTTCCGTTGGAGAGCGACGAGGTTGTAGCATCCCtcatggagaaggagaaggagcaaCTTGTTGATGTTGCAACGGGGGCTTATCTCCAGAGGTTGAACGGTGGAGGACTGCTGTCCTCTTGGAGGATTGCTGCCATTGATTGGATCACCAAG GCTCAGGCTCATCATAATTTTGGACCACTGTGCTTTTATCTCTCTGTTAATTATCTTGATAGGTTCCTCTCCACAAATGAACCCCCG GTTGGCCAGCCCTGGATGCAGCAGCTACTCTCAGTTGCTTGCCTAtccattgcagccaagatggaGGAGGCTGTGGTTCCTCGGTGCGCAGACTTCCAG GTTTGCAGTGAGAAGTATAAGTTTGGTGCAGAAGCTATTAAGAATGTGGAGTTTTTTGTTCTGAGGTCTCTGAAATGGAGGATGCAAGCTGTGACCCCATTCTCTTACATCAACTATTTCGTGGACAAGTTCACCCAGG CAACTAAGTTCCTGCAATTCAGACCTTCTGAGATTGCTGCAGCCGTGGTTCTATCGGCAGCTGTTGAAAGTCACGTTCTTGACTTCAGCAGCGCTCTTATAGCTTCTAACATACTCGTTGACAAG GAAAATGTGAGGAGAAGCTGTGAAGCAATGCAAGAGGTCGGGTTAGTGAAGAACGTCGAAGGATGCAATGCGAGTCCTTCAGTTCCCAAGAGCCCATCTGGTGTGCTGGATGGCCCATGCTTCAGCTTCAAGACTGACGACAACCAGACACCAGGGTCATCACAAgcggacaacaacaacaaaaaccaGGCTTACACTCCAGCTAACAAGAGGACAAGGCTAGACGCCTAG